In Sulfitobacter guttiformis, the genomic stretch ACAGAGCGCCGCGACCGCATTCGCACGTTGCGCATGGAAAACGGGCTGAGCGGATTCACGAAGCGCTCTGAATCCCCTTACGACCCGTTTGGTGCCGCCCATAGTTCGACCTCCATTTCAGCCGCCCTCGGCTTTGCCGTAGCGCGCGATCTGGGCGGTGTGATTCCAGAAGGTCTGGGAGACGCGATCGCTGTGATAGGCGATGGATCAATGTCCGCCGGTATGGCCTATGAGGCGATGAACAACGCAGGTCATTTGAAAAAGCGCCTGATCGTGATTTTGAACGACAATGAAATGAGCATCGCCCCCCCGGTTGGGGCAATGTCGGCCTATCTAAGCCGCCTCTATGCAGAGGAGCCGTTCCAAGAGCTGAAATCAGCCGCCAAAGGCGCGGTTAGCCTGCTGCCCTACCCTTTCCGCGAAGGGGCAAAGCGCGCCAAGGATATGATCAAGGGTATGACTGTCGGAGGCACCCTGTTCGAGCAACTCGGCTTCTCTTATCTCGGCCCGATCGATGGTCACGACATGGACCAGCTCCTGCCCGTACTACGTACTGTGAAGGCACGCGCCACAGGCCCGATTTTGATCCATGTTCTCACGAAAAAGGGCAAAGGATACGGTCCGGCCGAAGCGGCGCGCGACAAGGGACATGCCACCGCCAAATTCAATGTTGTGACGGGTGAGCAGAAAAAAGCGCCCAGCAATGCGCCTAGCTACACAAACGTCTACTCTGACAGTCTCGTGCAACTTGCCGCCGAGGATGACAAGATTTGCGCGATTACGGCCGCAATGCCTGACGGGACCGGCCTCAACCTGTTCATGGAACGCTATCCCTCGCGCTGTTTCGATGTTGGAATTGCCGAACAGCACGGGGTTACATTCTCGGCCGCACTGGCAGCCGGCGGCATGAAACCGTTCTGTACGATGTATTCCACCTTCTTGCAGCGGGGATATGATCAGGTCGTGCACGATGTTGCGATCCAGCGCCTGCCGGTACGTTTCGCGATTGACCGTGCCGGCCTTGTTGGGGCCGACGGCGCCACACATGCAGGATCTTTTGACATCGCCTTTTTGGCAAACCTACCGGGATTTGTAGTGATGGCCGCTGCTGACGAGGCCGAGCTGAAGCATATGGTGGCTACTGCTGCCGCCTATAATGACGGGCCGATTGCCTTCCGCTTTCCGCGCGGTGAGGGCCGCGGCGTAGATATGCCCGAACGCGGCACACCATTGGAAATCGGCAAGGGCCGGATGATCCGGGAAGGCAATCGTGTGGCGATCGTTTCTTTTGGTACGCGGCTGGAGGAGGTTGAGAAGGCCGCCGAAGCGTTGGCCGCAAAAGGGATCACACCCACAATTGCCGACGCGCGCTTTGCCAAACCGCTGGACCGAGACATGATCTTGATGCTTGCCCGTGATCATGAGGCGCTAATCACCGTCGAAGAGGGCGCGATTGGGGGCTTCGGAAGCCATGTTGCCCAGCTTTTGGCCGAGGAGGGTATATTCGATACTGGCCTTAAATTCCGCTCTATGGTTCTTCCTGATATTTTTATTGATCAGGCTAGCCCGGAAGGCATGTACGCTGTCGCCGCAATGAACGCCGAGCATATCGAGGCAAAAGTTCTCAGCACACTCGGTATCGCGAAGATCGGCGCGCAGCGGGCCTAGTCTTTTCGCGCTGCAATCAGCTGGTCCAGTTTAAGCTCAAGTGCTGCCAGCTTTCCCTGCACATCCTCGCGGTAAGCATCGGTACTTGCGACTGATTCTTCCTGATGGGCGTCCTGCATCGAGTTCACGATCAAGCCCACCAGCAGGTTCACAACCGCAAATGTTGTCATCATAATGAACGGAACAAAGAACATCCACGCCAACGGATAAACCTCCATCACGGGCCGGACGATCCCCATAGACCAGCTTTCGAGCGTCATTATCTGGAACAGCGAATATCCCGAGCGCCCCAACGTACCGAACCACAAATCAAAATTTGCCGCCAGCTCTGGCGTACATTGTGGGCAACCTGTGCCGAACAGCTTTGTTGCCATTACTGCTCCGATATAGAAAATCAAGGACATCAGTAAAAATACCGAGGCCATTCCCGGCAGTGCTGTTACAAATCCCTCCACAACACGTCGAAGGTTTGGAGCGACGGAAATCACCCGCAGCACGCGCAAAATCCGCAGCGCACGCAGTGCTGAGAACCCTTCAGCTGCGGGAGCCAGCGATATTGCCACGATTACGAAGTCAAAGATGTTCCAGCCCTTGCGGAAAAACTGAAGCCGGTAGGCAATTAGTTTTGCCACCAATTCCACTACGAATATGAGCAAACAAATCCTGTCGAGCAGCAGGATCAACCCGCCTGCCCTCTCCATAATCGGCTTCGAGGTCTCGAGGCCCAGAATGACGGCGTTGAAAAGGATCACTCCAAGGATCGCATTCCGGACTACGTTCGATTCCAGAACGGCAGTCAGCTTTTGATTAAGGCTCATGGGGGCTCCGGTGTGCATGGATTTTCGTGTATATGGCCTGCCCCATGTGCCGGAACAAGCCGTTCCGATACAGAAAGTATTTTCCCGCTCAGGGCTCCTCCGTCTCGCCCAGTTCAAGCATGGCAGCTAGGCCGCTGCGGTAGTCGGGATAGAGCGGCGACCAGCCAAGCTCACTCTTTATCCGGTCATTACGCACGCGCTTGCTCTCGGCATAAAAACTGCGGGCCATTGGCGTCATATCTGCCTCCTCAAAGGCAATCTCAGGCGGAACAGGCAAACCCAGCAACGCAGCTGCATGGCCGATTACATCCTCAGGCGGGGCCGGGTCATCATCACACATATTGTAAATTGCACCCGCATTCGGGGCATCCAGCGATAGCGCCACACCAGCCGCTATGTCATCGACATGAATACGGCTGAACACCTGTCCCTGTTTGATAATCCGCCGCGCCGTACCATTGCGCACCTTTGCAAAAGGTCCACGGCCTGGACCGTAGATGCCCGCCAGCCTGAAAATATGTACAGGCAGGTCAGGGATGCTCTGCCACGCCGCCTCTGCCACTACACGTGCCTGTCCGCGCCGCGTTGCGGGCGTTAGGGGCGTCTCCTCGTCTACCCAATCACCCTGATGGTCCCCGTAGACACCGGTCGTGGACAAATAACCCAGCCAGCGCATGCCAGAAGCTGCGGCAACAAAGGCATCGCGCAACTCGGCCAATACGGGATCACCCTCTGGGCCTGGCCCTGCCGAAACCAGAATATTGGGAAATTCGGCAATCAGTGCACCCAGATCCGTGCCCGGCCATTGAACAGGCTCAACCCCTGTCGCGGCGATCTGGTCCATTTTATCAGCACTGCGGGTCGTGCCAACAATATGCCAGCCTTCAGGCACCAAACGCGCCGCAAGTGCGCGCGCGCTAAATCCGTGACCCAATGACAAAAGACGCTTGTCCATGCAGATGCTCCGATGCTTACCCAAGGCCGAAAAAAGTGGCCAAGAAATGCAAAATGGCCTCCCCATAGGGAAGGCCATTTCGTTAACTTTTTGTGGACAGATCAATCAACAGGCGCTGGCGCTGGATCGTCGTCTTTGTTTTCGTTGATAACATAGGCAATCGCGCCGATTGTCAGAATGGTGCCGATCGCGAGAGGGACACCGATTCCGCTACCGCCAAACAGCGAGCTGCCCTTTGGTGGGGGCGTCTGCTCTACATAGCCCGCGTTCGGGTCGATGTACTGCTCTTCTGTACCGGCGTTGAGGTTACCGGCAAACGAAGCTGTCGCTGTCGCCGAAATGAGTGCTGCAATTGATAGTACTTTGATCATTTTCGATATCCTGTATGGTCGTAATATTGCAATTAACTTGCTATTCCCTGTGGATAACTCAAACCCCGTTTTTTCACAACATTGTTGAAGCTGTAGAAACGCTAAATCCACGACAGTCCCGCCAACTGTTGCAAACTTATCTAGTTTTTGAGGACAATAATCTCGAAATATCCGACCCTCGGTCCGACCCATTGGCGCGATTTCCGGATCAAACCATTTGATGGTTGGACCCAATATTCGTTGTTCAAAACAGCATCACCGTTCGGTCCTCCGACGCATGTCTCGCGAAAGCGATCAGTTATAAACACTTGATTTACTACCGAAATATTCTCTGAGCCCAGGCTTTTCACGGTGCAGTTAAAAGAATAGTCGGTCGACGTCACATCGCCATCCGATATCACATAAGTTCGCACACCAGTGCCTTGGCTCTGCGCACGCAGCGCCTTGATGGTCATATCGGCATCTGCCGAGATGATGTCACCGCCAACGCCACGTGTGCCAATCAGCACACCATCGCGTAAAAAGATTTGCGCGTTATCACTCGAATACCAGACCTGAACGACTCCTAAACCCGAATCGCGGCGAGATGAGCGAAGTCGCAAAAAGTCACTTCCACCCGATATCTCGGGGTTAATCTGGAGAACCGGCTCGTTTGTTTCGTCCAACTGCTGCTGAGTCGGAACGATCTGCTGGACTGGCCCTGCGCGACGCTGGTTTACCGTCTGGACCAAAGAACCGAACACCAATTTCGGCAAACTCGCCTGTGAGTTTTGGTCAGAACTGCACGCTGCCAATATGACAGCAATCACACCTGCGCCAACAATGCGCGAAAACATTTTGATCATTCCCATACCCCTGACCAATTTCCAACCAAGCCTTCGCGATGACCGGTACGGACCTGTTCGTACAAACGCCCCGGCACCGATAGCCGCGCACCACCATCACGTGTCAACGGACGCAGAGTGGTTGAGTTCTTTCCCTTGTTCGGCGATCCGATAAGCCAGTCCACCGGAATGGTCAGGGTAATCCCCTTATCAAACGACCCCTCGCCGAAATCTTCGGCCGAGACATCTGTTAGCGTGAAGAACCCGCCAACGCGCCATCCATTAGAAAACTCACGCTCCAGCGTAACAGTCCCACCAACGTCGCCGGCCAAGTAACGGCCCACATCAAGCTGGCCACGATATCCACCGCCAAATTCATAATAAGCAGAGGCATGACCCGTTGCTACGGAATAATCCTGAAAACCTAGCAGATCATCAAATGCCCGCTGCTTAACGTAATTTGCCTCCACGCCCAGCGCCAGACGGCTGCCTGCGGGCTTCCACAACATCTCTGCCGAGACACCACCAAACGCACGCTCCACATGTCCTGCCGTCACACGGCCATAGACATCGGGCGAAATTTTCCATTGGCGGCTCACATAAAGCGTTGGAATGGACGTGGCACTGGCGCGGTCATATTCGAGCCCGCTGGTCCGAACGGGTGGCAGAGCAGAGTTTGATCCTCCTCTCACGCCACTTACGTCGCCGCTCAACCGCTGCTCGATCTCACCACCGATCGTCCATCCCGCCGCGGGCTGGTAGGACAGCGACAGCTGCACACCGGCGTCAATGCGAATGGGCTGGTCGGGATCAAAAAAGCGCTGTGAAAAATAGGGGCCTACAGACCACTTGAATGCTGGAAACAACGCCTCGTTACGGGCACTTGCAGGCAAATTCGGCGCGGCATCCGTTATGCCCGCAACAGCAAGCAGTGCATCAGAGGAATTCGGGGAGAATTCAAGCGCTTCAAGGTCAGACCGGCGCAATACAACTGCTGATTGGGCAAGATTGTCTTCTACAGGCACTATTCGGAATGTCTCAACAGAATCAGGAAGGAGCCGCGCCAGCACACGCGCTACACGCCCGACGGAAACTGCGGTCTCGGCGTAGCGGTTGTTGGCATATCGCACTTCAGTTGTGGATGCTGTCGTGTGCGTTTCAATCAGCGTCAGGCCCTCTGCCTCCAGCAGCGGAATCAGCGCATCGCGTACGAGGACAGAAGCTTCTGCCTCGGAATTTGCCCATGCGGTATCATATGCTTTTGGATTATCACGGCGGCTGGGACGTATGAAATAAGGCTGAGGGGCGGGCGCACGCATCAATGCCGCAGGCCGGTTGGGGTTAAACTGCACTTGCACGTTCACACCCACCTCTGTGCCGTAGAGATAGTAACCACCAAGACGGATGTTTTCGGTGGCCTGATATTCCGCCCCGAAGTTGAACCGTGATTTACGCTCGATGACGCCAAGACCGGTTTCAAGGGTATAGGCATCAGAACTATATTCAGCCTTCAGACCGAGCTTGTCATTAACTTCCCATTCGACGCCCGCAAACGGCGCGACCTCTCCGCGAAACCATTGGTCAAAGGCGGGCTCGCCGCCGGTATCGCCCGGCCGAAAGGAGGGACGATCACCGCCAAATGGCGTGCCGATGCTGCCGG encodes the following:
- the dxs gene encoding 1-deoxy-D-xylulose-5-phosphate synthase, producing the protein MTDTPKTPLLDRISRPADMKSLSDRELTQLAGELRAETVSAVSVTGGHLGAGLGVVELTVALHAVFDTPRDKIIWDVGHQCYPHKILTERRDRIRTLRMENGLSGFTKRSESPYDPFGAAHSSTSISAALGFAVARDLGGVIPEGLGDAIAVIGDGSMSAGMAYEAMNNAGHLKKRLIVILNDNEMSIAPPVGAMSAYLSRLYAEEPFQELKSAAKGAVSLLPYPFREGAKRAKDMIKGMTVGGTLFEQLGFSYLGPIDGHDMDQLLPVLRTVKARATGPILIHVLTKKGKGYGPAEAARDKGHATAKFNVVTGEQKKAPSNAPSYTNVYSDSLVQLAAEDDKICAITAAMPDGTGLNLFMERYPSRCFDVGIAEQHGVTFSAALAAGGMKPFCTMYSTFLQRGYDQVVHDVAIQRLPVRFAIDRAGLVGADGATHAGSFDIAFLANLPGFVVMAAADEAELKHMVATAAAYNDGPIAFRFPRGEGRGVDMPERGTPLEIGKGRMIREGNRVAIVSFGTRLEEVEKAAEALAAKGITPTIADARFAKPLDRDMILMLARDHEALITVEEGAIGGFGSHVAQLLAEEGIFDTGLKFRSMVLPDIFIDQASPEGMYAVAAMNAEHIEAKVLSTLGIAKIGAQRA
- a CDS encoding ion transporter gives rise to the protein MSLNQKLTAVLESNVVRNAILGVILFNAVILGLETSKPIMERAGGLILLLDRICLLIFVVELVAKLIAYRLQFFRKGWNIFDFVIVAISLAPAAEGFSALRALRILRVLRVISVAPNLRRVVEGFVTALPGMASVFLLMSLIFYIGAVMATKLFGTGCPQCTPELAANFDLWFGTLGRSGYSLFQIMTLESWSMGIVRPVMEVYPLAWMFFVPFIMMTTFAVVNLLVGLIVNSMQDAHQEESVASTDAYREDVQGKLAALELKLDQLIAARKD
- a CDS encoding SDR family oxidoreductase, with protein sequence MDKRLLSLGHGFSARALAARLVPEGWHIVGTTRSADKMDQIAATGVEPVQWPGTDLGALIAEFPNILVSAGPGPEGDPVLAELRDAFVAAASGMRWLGYLSTTGVYGDHQGDWVDEETPLTPATRRGQARVVAEAAWQSIPDLPVHIFRLAGIYGPGRGPFAKVRNGTARRIIKQGQVFSRIHVDDIAAGVALSLDAPNAGAIYNMCDDDPAPPEDVIGHAAALLGLPVPPEIAFEEADMTPMARSFYAESKRVRNDRIKSELGWSPLYPDYRSGLAAMLELGETEEP
- a CDS encoding YjbF family lipoprotein encodes the protein MIKMFSRIVGAGVIAVILAACSSDQNSQASLPKLVFGSLVQTVNQRRAGPVQQIVPTQQQLDETNEPVLQINPEISGGSDFLRLRSSRRDSGLGVVQVWYSSDNAQIFLRDGVLIGTRGVGGDIISADADMTIKALRAQSQGTGVRTYVISDGDVTSTDYSFNCTVKSLGSENISVVNQVFITDRFRETCVGGPNGDAVLNNEYWVQPSNGLIRKSRQWVGPRVGYFEIIVLKN
- a CDS encoding YjbH domain-containing protein; protein product: MISKLAISSLGAALLGTAALFPALGLADNLDGIFEVPDRPTLNFYGTAGLIDMPSGEALPDGQLVAGISNFGGQSRTWLTFQATPRIQATFRYVGIQNANFSGFETYRDRNFDVRFLLNRESRYLPAVTLGLQDFAGTGIYASEYLAATKTFSGDSIPGTVKATAGLGWGRLGSSGSIGTPFGGDRPSFRPGDTGGEPAFDQWFRGEVAPFAGVEWEVNDKLGLKAEYSSDAYTLETGLGVIERKSRFNFGAEYQATENIRLGGYYLYGTEVGVNVQVQFNPNRPAALMRAPAPQPYFIRPSRRDNPKAYDTAWANSEAEASVLVRDALIPLLEAEGLTLIETHTTASTTEVRYANNRYAETAVSVGRVARVLARLLPDSVETFRIVPVEDNLAQSAVVLRRSDLEALEFSPNSSDALLAVAGITDAAPNLPASARNEALFPAFKWSVGPYFSQRFFDPDQPIRIDAGVQLSLSYQPAAGWTIGGEIEQRLSGDVSGVRGGSNSALPPVRTSGLEYDRASATSIPTLYVSRQWKISPDVYGRVTAGHVERAFGGVSAEMLWKPAGSRLALGVEANYVKQRAFDDLLGFQDYSVATGHASAYYEFGGGYRGQLDVGRYLAGDVGGTVTLEREFSNGWRVGGFFTLTDVSAEDFGEGSFDKGITLTIPVDWLIGSPNKGKNSTTLRPLTRDGGARLSVPGRLYEQVRTGHREGLVGNWSGVWE